CGTTTCCCGCTAATGAAGGTCTTCTTCTTTTTCTTTCCACTACACTCTCTTTTTTTACACTGGATATAATACGATGGAATTTACGGCTAAAAAAAATAACAACGCAACTTGTGACCTCAGCATTCAATTTAGCGCTGAAGAAGTCCGCACCGCCTACTCAAAGGCTTACAAAAATGCAGCTGAAAAAGTAAAAATCCCTGGATTTCGACCAGGAAAAGCTCCTCTGAATATGGTCGAAAAAGTCCTCGGTGACTCCGTAATGGACGATGCTGCCAACATTATGTTAAACCAAGCAATGGCAGACCTCTTTGATAAATTGGAACACAAACCAATTCGGTTGCCACAATTCCAAATGGAAACATTTGATAAAAATACTGGTGCAAAGGCAAAGGCAACGTATGACACGAAGCCAGAAGTCACCTTACCCAAGTTAAAGAAAATCAAAATCCAACCAAAAGAAATTAAAATTTCGGAAGCCGATATCCAAAAAGAATTGGAAGGGATCCAAAAAAACATGGCTCGTAATTCTTTGAAAGAAGAAGGCGAACCAGTGGAAGCAGCGGATTTACTCGAAATTAATTATAAATTTAAAGAAACAGGTAAGGAATACCCGGATGCCAACCAAACGGGAAAATTCCAAATGGGAGCCACGCAAAACCCACCTGGTTTTGAAACGAACCTGCTTGGGATGAAACTGAACGAAACAAAAGAGTTCACATTCACATACCCAGACGTTTATCCTGCATCCCCAGAATCTGCTGGAAAAGCCATCATTTACACTGTGACTGTCACTGCGATTTACAAGGTCACTTACCCTGAAATCAATGATGACTTTGCTTCAGAAGTGGATGGATCTGCCAACTTACAAGAGTTAAAAGATAAAACCAAA
The sequence above is a segment of the Leptospira sp. WS39.C2 genome. Coding sequences within it:
- the tig gene encoding trigger factor; its protein translation is MEFTAKKNNNATCDLSIQFSAEEVRTAYSKAYKNAAEKVKIPGFRPGKAPLNMVEKVLGDSVMDDAANIMLNQAMADLFDKLEHKPIRLPQFQMETFDKNTGAKAKATYDTKPEVTLPKLKKIKIQPKEIKISEADIQKELEGIQKNMARNSLKEEGEPVEAADLLEINYKFKETGKEYPDANQTGKFQMGATQNPPGFETNLLGMKLNETKEFTFTYPDVYPASPESAGKAIIYTVTVTAIYKVTYPEINDDFASEVDGSANLQELKDKTKKQLVEIFGNALTKRATDDAYNEIIKESKFIIPDSLIEEETETVFKNFMREFGLPVTSLSDYAKRLGKEEKEVRESFSKAAEKRIQTYILKQKIADDYKIVISDEEVEAGYEKEASAQGIPAETLKKEVQKQKAETYYRDKFLFDKIDEFVYAEVEKKSPKAISTEEAEKILSGKEE